Proteins encoded within one genomic window of Brassica rapa cultivar Chiifu-401-42 chromosome A09, CAAS_Brap_v3.01, whole genome shotgun sequence:
- the LOC103869238 gene encoding uncharacterized protein LOC103869238 has translation MVWLDKPKKLKRKEPTHTLYNVLLTIILFLVFSLQDSIPMEERQELRRLIPRQLVATVLGLYTIYNEGESGFDLSPDPNTARGGVSLACASGSNTLARMFFMMVIFRITVTPVVLEQLRRTRESCDVNLVLVSFSQKDQMDGGVLEIHDEMRRVTDRFYVAVVLDIFTRYCKRRFGLDLKETKEEHVAVYWAKEFNLLAHLCFLTVMIGIVQVPAVVERIRRVQPDADIRLGLGIICLSISLSFSAYLRWFVLA, from the exons ATGGTTTGGTTAGATAAACCCAAGAAGTTAAAAAGAAAGGAACCCACACACACTCTATATAACGTTCTGTTGACTATCAtcctttttcttgttttctctctGCAAGATTCGATACCAATGGAAGAACGTCAAGAGCTTCGTCGTTTGATCCCTCGTCAACTCGTTGCAACCGTGCTCGGCCTTTACACAATCTACAACGAAGGAGAGTCTGGTTTCGACCTCTCACCAGATCCAAACACTGCAAGGGGAGGCGTTTCGTTGGCTTGTGCATCGGGGTCCAACACGTTAGCTCGTATGTTTTTTATGATGGTCATCTTCAGAATCACTGTAACGCCGGTGGTGCTGGAACAGCTGCGGAGGACAAGAGAGTCGTGTGATGTCAACCTTGTGCTCG TTTCCTTTTCTCAAAAAGACCAAATGGACGGAGGAGTTCTTGAGATACATGACGAGATGCGCCGAGTAACCGACCGTTTCTACGTAGCAGTCGTGCTCGACATTTTCACAAGATACTGCAAACGACGCTTTGGTTTGGACCTTAAGGAAACGAAGGAGGAGCACGTGGCAGTCTACTGGGCGAAGGAGTTCAACCTGTTAGCTCATCTATGTTTTCTGACTGTGATGATCGGAATCGTTCAAGTGCCGGCGGTGGTGGAGCGGATTAGAAGAGTGCAACCAGACGCAGACATAAGGTTGGGGCTCGGGATCATCTGCTTGTCCATCTCCTTGTCTTTCTCGGCTTACCTTCGCTGGTTCGTTCTCGCATGA
- the LOC103869085 gene encoding nuclear transcription factor Y subunit B-9-like, translated as MERGVPLSHYQLPNSNSGLNMDHQDNSIPAATGNLIACDDKNKSIVQKQQPCMAREQDQYMPIANVIRIMRRTLPPHAKISDDAKETIQECVSEYISFVTGEANERCQREQRKTITAEDILWAMSKLGFDDYVGPLNLFINRYREFETDRGCSLRGESSSFKPAFGGNGFGFHGPPQGPPHPGRYGYGTLDQSMVMGGGRYYQNGSGEDGSGGGGGSSPSMNGMPVFDQYGQYK; from the exons ATGGAACGTGGAGTTCCTCTATCTCACTATCAACTACCCAACTCCAACTCTG GATTGAACATGGACCATCAAGATAACTCAATCCCGGCAGCGACCGGCAACCTCATTGCCTGCGACGACAAGAACAAGAGTATCGTGCAGAAGCAACAACCATGCATGGCTCGTGAACAAGACCAATACATGCCAATCGCTAACGTCATAAGGATCATGCGTCGGACCTTACCGCCGCACGCCAAAATCTCTGATGACGCCAAAGAAACGATCCAAGAATGCGTCTCAGAGTACATCAGCTTCGTGACCGGTGAAGCTAACGAGCGTTGCCAACGTGAGCAACGCAAGACCATAACTGCTGAAGACATCCTTTGGGCTATGAGCAAGCTTGGGTTTGATGACTACGTTGGACCACTCAACTTGTTCATTAACCGGTACCGTGAGTTCGAGACTGATCGTGGGTGTTCGCTTAGAGGTGAGTCATCGTCGTTTAAACCGGCCTTTGGAGGAAATGGTTTTGGTTTTCACGGCCCACCTCAAGGCCCACCACACCCTGGTCGTTATGGTTACGGTACGTTGGATCAGTCTATGGTTATGGGTGGGGGTCGGTACTACCAAAACGGATCGGGTGAAGATGGatccggtggtggtggtggatctTCGCCTTCTATGAATGGAATGCCGGTTTTTGACCAGTATGGTCAGTATAAGTGA
- the LOC103869235 gene encoding probable beta-1,3-galactosyltransferase 5: MQEKSHEKDVTEEVLKIHKAIEALGKSVAMLQKQLSVRHSYQKIVGVSTTNTSTGGNQMSKVFMVIGVNTAFSSRQRRDSLRETWIPQGEKLEKLEKEKGIVVKFMIGHSATPHSILDKEIDSEDAQYKDFFRLDHVEGYYNLSAKTKTFFSSAVATWDAEFYVKIDDDVHVNLGMLGSTLALHRHKPRVYIGCMKSGPVLTKKTAKYREPEFWKFGEEGNRYFRHATGQIYAISKDLATYISNNQPILHKYANEDVTLGSWFIGLEVEHIDDGNFCCSTPDCEMKADAGEVCVASFDWTCSGVCKSVNRMWMVHMICGEDDKAVWDVNYDSLR, translated from the exons ATGCAGGAAAAATCACATGAAAAAGATGTAACTGAAGAGGTTCTGAAAATCCATAAAGCAATAGA AGCACTGGGTAAGTCAGTTGCTATGCTTCAGAAGCAGCTCTCTGTTAGACACAGCTATCAAAAGATTGTGGGTGTCTCAACAACAAATACTTCAACAGGAGGGAACCAAATGTCGAAAGTTTTTATGGTGATTGGTGTCAATACTGCATTTAGCAGTAGACAACGTCGTGATTCGCTTAGAGAGACTTGGATACCTCAGG GGGAAAAGCTTGAAAAACTGGAAAAAGAGAAGGGAATTGTCGTCAAGTTCATGATCGGACACAG TGCGACACCACATAGTATATTGGATAAGGAAATTGATTCAGAAGATGCTCAGTACAAAGATTTTTTTAGGCTG GATCATGTTGAAGGATATTATAATTTGTCTGCCAAAACCAAAACCTTCTTTTCCAGTGCGGTTGCAACGTGGGATGCTGAGTTTTACGTTAAGATTGATGATGATGTTCATGTCAACCTTG GTATGCTTGGTTCCACATTAGCTCTTCACCGTCATAAGCCGAGGGTTTACATTGGATGTATGAAGTCCGGACCTGTTCTTACTAAAAA GACAGCCAAGTATCGTGAACCCGAGTTTTGGAAATTTGGAGAGGAAGGTAACAGATATTTTCGACATGCTACAGGACAAATCTATGCCATCTCAAAGGATCTTGCTACATACATATCTAACAATCA GCCAATTTTGCACAAGTATGCAAATGAAGATGTGACGCTGGGGTCATGGTTCATCGGGCTTGAGGTTGAGCATATCGATGATGGTAATTTCTGTTGTAGTACTCCAG ATTGTGAAATGAAGGCGGATGCTGGAGAAGTGTGTGTGGCGTCATTTGATTGGACGTGCAGTGGGGTATGCAAATCAGTCAATAGAATGTGGATGGTTCATATGATCTGTGGTGAAGATGATAAAGCTGTGTGGGATGTAAATTATGACTCTCTTAGATAG
- the LOC103869086 gene encoding uncharacterized protein LOC103869086, with amino-acid sequence MGAQGNEKHLEECTVSNALGTWVFSVVGALVAIPVGIKRKSLGPLVFFGTTGTMLDIIIGVTQCEREHAEHQKKLLQDSQNAETNNNADTDSIS; translated from the exons ATGGGAGCTCAAGGCAATGAGAAGCACCTCGAGGAGTGCACCGTCTCCAA TGCACTAGGGACATGGGTATTCTCAGTGGTAGGCGCATTGGTTGCTATCCCGGTAGGAATAAAACGCAAGTCTCTAGGTCCACTCGTGTTCTTCGGCACAACCGGAACCATGCTCGACATCATCATTGGCGTAACTCAGTGCGAGAGAGAACACGCGGAACACCAAAAGAAGTTGCTCCAAGACTCTCAGAACGCCGAAACAAACAACAACGCAGACACCGATTCCATTTCCTAA
- the LOC103869087 gene encoding radial spoke head 10 homolog B: MEGQAKLTRTQSSLLRSSSTVRSSFLSLNGDLTEVPHQRQDLEAGEKEEKQRRKPPKPFGSSPRTGINRINPGLAFTMVSLSFLSLSSFFFFVVFSQTEELLTSENLLLALIFVAVALFFASKNIARLNRTVHAVKQICDETTKSLGFQRKNRSKPVQWYIGDSDTKPEKKTKRLVKEGVQFYSNGDFYEGEFHKGKCNGSGVYYYFVRGRYEGDWVDGRYDGHGIESWARGSRYKGQYRQGLRHGYGVYRFYTGDCYAGEWLNGQSHGFGVQSCADGSSYVGESRFGVKHGLGSYHFRNGDCYAGEYFGDKIHGFGVYRFANGHCYEGAWHEGRKQGYGAYSFRSGDAKSGEWDSGSLVTSLHPTSEPVCRAVQAARETAKKAVNRKRVDEQVSRAVAAANKAATAARVAAVKAVQNQMDGKFCQS, from the exons ATGGAAGGACAGGCGAAGCTGACGAGGACGCAGTCATCGCTGCTCCGGTCATCGTCGACGGTGCGATCATCTTTTCTCAGCTTAAACGGCGATTTAACCGAAGTCCCTCACCAGAGACAAGATCTTGAAGCcggagagaaagaagagaaacagaGGAGAAAACCGCCTAAACCATTCGGGTCAAGTCCTCGAACCGGGATTAACCGGATCAATCCGGGTCTAGCCTTCACCATGGTGTCTCTCTCGTTCCTAAGCCTCtcgtctttcttcttcttcgtcgtgtTCTCCCAAACCGAGGAGCTTCTCACCTCCGAGAACCTCCTCTTAGCTCTGATCTTCGTCGCCGTCGCTCTCTTCTTCGCCTCCAAGAACATCGCGCGTCTCAACCGAACCGTACACGCGGTCAAACAAATCTGCGACGAAACCACAAAGAGCTTAGGCTTTCAGAGGAAGAACCGGTCTAAACCGGTACAGTGGTACATCGGCGATTCCGATACCAAACCGGAGAAGAAAACCAAGCGGTTAGTTAAAGAAGGCGTGCAGTTCTACAGCAATGGAGATTTCTACGAAGGGGAGTTTCACAAAGGGAAGTGTAATGGCAGTGGTGTGTACTACTACTTCGTGAGAGGGAGGTACGAAGGTGATTGGGTCGATGGGAGATACGATGGTCATGGGATCGAGAGCTGGGCTAGAGGGAGTAGATACAAAGGTCAGTATAGGCAAGGTCTTAGACATGGTTATGGAGTTTATAGATTCTACACTGGTGATTGCTACGCTGGTGAGTGGCTAAATGGTCAAAGCCATGGGTTTGGTGTTCAGTCTTGTGCTGATGGTAGCTCTTATGTTGGTGAATCAAGATTTGGTGTCAAGCATGGCCTTGGATCTTACCATTTcag aaATGGAGATTGTTATGCCGGAGAGTATTTTGGAGACAAGATTCATGGGTTTGGTGTGTATCGTTTTGCTAATGGGCATTGTTATGAAGGGGCGTGGCATGAAGGTCGTAAGCAAGGGTATGGTGCTTACTCGTTCAGATCCGGTGATGCTAAATCTGGTGAGTGGGATTCAGGGAGTCTTGTAACTTCTCTACACCCTACGAGCGAGCCGGTTTGCAGAGCGGTTCAGGCTGCTAGAGAAACGGCTAAGAAGGCAGTGAACCGGAAACGAGTAGATGAACAAGTGAGTCGAGCCGTGGCTGCAGCTAATAAAGCTGCAACGGCTGCAAGAGTGGCTGCTGTTAAAGCCGTTCAGAATCAGATGGATGGTAAATTTTGTCAAAGTTGA